From the Serinus canaria isolate serCan28SL12 chromosome 21, serCan2020, whole genome shotgun sequence genome, one window contains:
- the PLEKHM2 gene encoding pleckstrin homology domain-containing family M member 2 isoform X3, whose amino-acid sequence MEEVWCGASVWLQDLSSGYWVLVVHFTRREAIKQIEVLQHVATNLGRSRAWLYLALNENSLESYLRLFQENLSLLHKYYVKNALVCSHDHLTLFLTLVSGLEFIRFDLDLDAPYLDLAPYMPDYYKPQHLLDFEERLPSSVHGSDSLSLNSFNSVTSTNLEWDDSAIAPSSEGACLYSESVGGTGDCRIRGQVFPFNQIPGFANTHESNITVSMGDYDFGDVFPAMQTMPSRDWEDGDLTDTLSCPRSATSEPNGGRAAARSPTQRHNPFNQDRAEVPSSADTTPVHVASRDRAEATPEGTDQSESCTELEVIRLAKKKKTGKKKKVKPEEVVNSPAPAAPEASGDSGINGLSDREEPPRDGEGDREEPPRDGGSAAPGGPEEGGERAALGPLALRIPEMKDTSMESVGQPLSKVMDRLNGQLDPGGWNATLEPPGQPFRTDTPGETPDGSSSGDFSEGISAPMDFYRFTVESPNAAAPGGGHHDPPGPGQPPHVSGSPEAPEEEESREGEAVGAVEESERASDEPQTSQTETTNPQALCQRKKEQPSPSLSSAEDSGVEEGQGSPSELTHPSEFRVDNNHLLLLMIHVFRENEEQLFRMIRMSTGHMEGNLQLIYVLLTDCYVYLIRKGAAEKPYMVEEAVSYNELDYISVGLDQQTVTLVCTNRRKQFLLDTADVALTEFFLVSLKSAMIKGCREPPYPSILTDATMEKLALAKFVAQESKCEACNVVVRFYGLVHWEDPMDEALGPSSSSCSSAEHAVTKDGILHYKAGTSYLGKEQWKPCFVVLSNGILYQYPDRTDVTPLLSINMGGEQCGGCRRSNTTDRPHSFQVILTDRPSLELSAENEEDMADWMQYFCQAVSKGVIPQGVAPTPCVPCCLVLTDEKAFTCHEDCQTSFFRSLGTAELTDVTAVSTEAGKEYCILEFAQDSKEFLPPWVLYFSCTTELERFLSALNIAWRNIYQVDLQHKAILDAAVKKKCEDAQSLIDSAWQRSDSLCRGRAERDPWC is encoded by the exons atggaAGAAGTCTGGTGTGGAGCCTCAGTGTG gcTGCAAGATCTTTCATCGGGGTACTGGGTGCTGGTGGTTCACTTCACACGCCGGGAAGCCATCAAACAGATCGAAGTGCTGCAGCATGTGGCCACCAACCTGGGACGCA GCCGGGCCTGGCTGTACCTTGCCCTCAATGAAAATTCCTTGGAGAGCTACTTGAGGCTGTTCCAGGAGAACCTCAGCCTGCTGCACAAGTACTATGTCAA GAACGCCCTGGTCTGCAGTCATGACCATCTGACCTTGTTCTTAACACTGGTGTCTGGACTGGAGTTTATCCGCTTTGACTTGGACCTG gatgCTCCATACCTGGATCTGGCCCCGTACATGCCGGATTACTACAAACCTCAGCACCTGCTGGACTTCGAGGAGCGCCTGCCCAGCTCCGTGCACGGCTCTGACAGCCTCTCCCTCAACTCCTTCAACTCTGTCACCTCCACCAACCTGGAATGGGACGACAGTGCCATTGCTCCATCCAGTGAGG GAGCGTGTCTCTACTCTGAGAGTGTGGGTGGAACTGGGGATTGTAGGATCAGAGGACAAGTTTTCCCCTTTAATCAGATCCCTGGGTTTGCAAACACTCATGAGTCAAACATCACAGTATCTATGGGAG ATTATGATTTTGGAGATGTCTTTCCAGCAATGCAGACCATGCCCAGCAGAGACTGGGAAG ACGGGGACCTGACGGACACGCTCAGCTGCCCACGCTCGGCCACCTCGGAGCCCAACGGCGGCAGGGCCGCGGCGAGGAGCCCCACGCAGCGCCACAACCCCTTCAACCAGGACAGGGCCGAGGTGCCGTCCTCCGCCGACACCACGCCGGTGCACGTGGCTTCCCGGGACAGGGCAGAGGCCACCCCCGAGGGAACGGACCAGTCCGAGAGCTGCACGGAGCTGGAGGTCATCAG GTtagccaagaagaagaagaccggcaagaagaagaaggtgaagcCTGAGGAGGTGGTGAACAGCCCGGCGCCTGCAGCGCCCGAGGCCAGTGGGGACAGCGGCATCAATGGGCTCAGCGACAGGGAGGAGCCACCGAGGGAcggggagggggacagggaggagccGCCGAGGGAcgggggctctgctgccccgGGCGGGCCAGAGGAGGGCGGGGAGCGCGCTGCCCTTGGCCCGCTGGCCCTGCGCATCCCCGAGATGAAGGACACGTCCATGGAGAGCGTGGGGCAGCCCCTGAGCAAGGTCATGGACAGGCTCAACGGGCAGCTGGACCCCGGGGGCTGGAACGCCACCCTGGAGCCCCCCGGGCAGCCCTTTCGGACTGACACGCCAGGGGAGACCCCGGATGGATCGTCCTCTGGCGACTTTAGCGAGGGGATTTCAGCCCCCATGGACTTCTACCGATTTACCGTCGAGAGTCCAAACGCTGCTGCACCAGGTGGTGGCCACCATGACCCTCCAGGGCCTGGCCAACCGCCACATGTTTCTGGTAGCCCTGAGGCtcctgaagaagaagaaagcagagagggagaagcagTTGGGGCAGTAGAGGAGTCTGAAAGGGCGAGTGATGAACCTCAAACTAGCCAGACAGAAACCACCAACCCGCAGGCTCTCTGTCAGCGCaagaaggagcagcccagcccttccctgagcagcGCTGAGGACTCTGGGGTGGAGGAAGGACAGGGCAGCCCCTCGGAGCTGACCCATCCCTCCGAGTTCAG GGTGGATAACAACCATCTCCTCTTGCTGATGATCCATGTCTTTCGGGAGAATGAGGAGCAGTTGTTCAGG ATGATCCGAATGAGCACAGGGCACATGGAAGGAAACCTGCAGCTGATCTACGTCCTGCTGACAGATTGCTATGTGTACCTGATCCGGAAAG gggcagcagAGAAGCCATACATGGTGGAGGAGGCCGTGTCCTACAACGAGCTGGATTACATCTCG GTTGGGCTGGATCAGCAGACGGTGACCCTGGTGTGCACCAACCGGAGGAAGCAGTTCCTGCTGGACACTGCCGACGTGGCACTCACCGA GTTCTTCCTGGTCTCCTTGAAGTCAGCCATGATCAAAGGGTGCCGGGAGCCCCCTTATCCCAGTATCCTCACGGATGCTACCATGGAGAAGCTGGCACTTGCCAAGTTTGTGGCACAGGAGTCCAAGTGTGAG GCCTGCAACGTGGTTGTGCGTTTCTACGGCCTCGTTCACTGGGAGGACCCCATGGATGAGGCACTGGgaccttccagcagcagctgctcctctgcgGAACACGCCGTCACTAAGGATGGCATCCTGCACTACAAGGCAGGCACCTCCTACCTGGGCAAGGAGCAGTGGAAGCCCTGCTTCGTGGTGCTTag CAATGGGATCTTGTACCAGTACCCTGATCGCACGGATGTCAcccctctgctctccatcaACATGGG TGGCGAGCAGTGCGGGGGATGCCGGCGTTCCAACACCACCGACCGGCCCCACTCCTTCCAGGTGATCCTGACAGACCGgccctccctggagctgagcGCCGAGAACGAGGAGGACATGGCAGACTGGATGCAGTACTTCTGTCAGGCTGTCTCCAAAGGG GTGATCCCCCAGGGTGTTGCCCCGACGCCGTGCGTTCCCTGCTGCCTGGTGCTGACAGATGAGAAGGCTTTCACGTGCCATGAGGACTGCCAGACCAGCTTCTTCCGCTCGCTGGGCACCGCGGAGCTGACCGATGTCACCGCCGTCTCCACGGAGGCTGGCAAGGAGTACTGCATCCTG GAGTTTGCTCAGGACAGCAAGGAGTTCCTGCCCCCCTGGGTCCTTTATTTTAGTTGCACTACAGAACTGGAGAGGTTCCTGTCAGCACTGAACATCGCGTGGAGGAACATCTACCAG GTCGATCTCCAGCACAAGGCCATTCTGGATGCTGCTGTGAAGAAGAAATGTGAGGATGCCCAGAGCCTCATCGACAGCGCCTGGCAGCGCAGCGACAGCCTCTGCCGGGGCCGGGCTGAGCGAGACCCCTGGTGTTAA
- the PLEKHM2 gene encoding pleckstrin homology domain-containing family M member 2 isoform X1, translating into MEPAEVKDRILENISLSVKKLQSYFAACEDETPAIRNHDKVLQRLCEHLDHALLYGLQDLSSGYWVLVVHFTRREAIKQIEVLQHVATNLGRSRAWLYLALNENSLESYLRLFQENLSLLHKYYVKNALVCSHDHLTLFLTLVSGLEFIRFDLDLDAPYLDLAPYMPDYYKPQHLLDFEERLPSSVHGSDSLSLNSFNSVTSTNLEWDDSAIAPSSEGACLYSESVGGTGDCRIRGQVFPFNQIPGFANTHESNITVSMGDYDFGDVFPAMQTMPSRDWEDGDLTDTLSCPRSATSEPNGGRAAARSPTQRHNPFNQDRAEVPSSADTTPVHVASRDRAEATPEGTDQSESCTELEVIRLAKKKKTGKKKKVKPEEVVNSPAPAAPEASGDSGINGLSDREEPPRDGEGDREEPPRDGGSAAPGGPEEGGERAALGPLALRIPEMKDTSMESVGQPLSKVMDRLNGQLDPGGWNATLEPPGQPFRTDTPGETPDGSSSGDFSEGISAPMDFYRFTVESPNAAAPGGGHHDPPGPGQPPHVSGSPEAPEEEESREGEAVGAVEESERASDEPQTSQTETTNPQALCQRKKEQPSPSLSSAEDSGVEEGQGSPSELTHPSEFRVDNNHLLLLMIHVFRENEEQLFRMIRMSTGHMEGNLQLIYVLLTDCYVYLIRKGAAEKPYMVEEAVSYNELDYISVGLDQQTVTLVCTNRRKQFLLDTADVALTEFFLVSLKSAMIKGCREPPYPSILTDATMEKLALAKFVAQESKCEACNVVVRFYGLVHWEDPMDEALGPSSSSCSSAEHAVTKDGILHYKAGTSYLGKEQWKPCFVVLSNGILYQYPDRTDVTPLLSINMGGEQCGGCRRSNTTDRPHSFQVILTDRPSLELSAENEEDMADWMQYFCQAVSKGVIPQGVAPTPCVPCCLVLTDEKAFTCHEDCQTSFFRSLGTAELTDVTAVSTEAGKEYCILEFAQDSKEFLPPWVLYFSCTTELERFLSALNIAWRNIYQVDLQHKAILDAAVKKKCEDAQSLIDSAWQRSDSLCRGRAERDPWC; encoded by the exons ATGGAGCCGGCGGAGGTGAAGGACCGCATCCTGGAGAACATCTCCCTCTCCGTCAAGAAG ctgcagagctaCTTTGCTGCCTGTGAAGATGAGACACCAGCCATCAGAAACCATGACAAGGTCCTGCAGCGGCTCTGTGAACACCTGGACCATGCTCTGCTCTATGG gcTGCAAGATCTTTCATCGGGGTACTGGGTGCTGGTGGTTCACTTCACACGCCGGGAAGCCATCAAACAGATCGAAGTGCTGCAGCATGTGGCCACCAACCTGGGACGCA GCCGGGCCTGGCTGTACCTTGCCCTCAATGAAAATTCCTTGGAGAGCTACTTGAGGCTGTTCCAGGAGAACCTCAGCCTGCTGCACAAGTACTATGTCAA GAACGCCCTGGTCTGCAGTCATGACCATCTGACCTTGTTCTTAACACTGGTGTCTGGACTGGAGTTTATCCGCTTTGACTTGGACCTG gatgCTCCATACCTGGATCTGGCCCCGTACATGCCGGATTACTACAAACCTCAGCACCTGCTGGACTTCGAGGAGCGCCTGCCCAGCTCCGTGCACGGCTCTGACAGCCTCTCCCTCAACTCCTTCAACTCTGTCACCTCCACCAACCTGGAATGGGACGACAGTGCCATTGCTCCATCCAGTGAGG GAGCGTGTCTCTACTCTGAGAGTGTGGGTGGAACTGGGGATTGTAGGATCAGAGGACAAGTTTTCCCCTTTAATCAGATCCCTGGGTTTGCAAACACTCATGAGTCAAACATCACAGTATCTATGGGAG ATTATGATTTTGGAGATGTCTTTCCAGCAATGCAGACCATGCCCAGCAGAGACTGGGAAG ACGGGGACCTGACGGACACGCTCAGCTGCCCACGCTCGGCCACCTCGGAGCCCAACGGCGGCAGGGCCGCGGCGAGGAGCCCCACGCAGCGCCACAACCCCTTCAACCAGGACAGGGCCGAGGTGCCGTCCTCCGCCGACACCACGCCGGTGCACGTGGCTTCCCGGGACAGGGCAGAGGCCACCCCCGAGGGAACGGACCAGTCCGAGAGCTGCACGGAGCTGGAGGTCATCAG GTtagccaagaagaagaagaccggcaagaagaagaaggtgaagcCTGAGGAGGTGGTGAACAGCCCGGCGCCTGCAGCGCCCGAGGCCAGTGGGGACAGCGGCATCAATGGGCTCAGCGACAGGGAGGAGCCACCGAGGGAcggggagggggacagggaggagccGCCGAGGGAcgggggctctgctgccccgGGCGGGCCAGAGGAGGGCGGGGAGCGCGCTGCCCTTGGCCCGCTGGCCCTGCGCATCCCCGAGATGAAGGACACGTCCATGGAGAGCGTGGGGCAGCCCCTGAGCAAGGTCATGGACAGGCTCAACGGGCAGCTGGACCCCGGGGGCTGGAACGCCACCCTGGAGCCCCCCGGGCAGCCCTTTCGGACTGACACGCCAGGGGAGACCCCGGATGGATCGTCCTCTGGCGACTTTAGCGAGGGGATTTCAGCCCCCATGGACTTCTACCGATTTACCGTCGAGAGTCCAAACGCTGCTGCACCAGGTGGTGGCCACCATGACCCTCCAGGGCCTGGCCAACCGCCACATGTTTCTGGTAGCCCTGAGGCtcctgaagaagaagaaagcagagagggagaagcagTTGGGGCAGTAGAGGAGTCTGAAAGGGCGAGTGATGAACCTCAAACTAGCCAGACAGAAACCACCAACCCGCAGGCTCTCTGTCAGCGCaagaaggagcagcccagcccttccctgagcagcGCTGAGGACTCTGGGGTGGAGGAAGGACAGGGCAGCCCCTCGGAGCTGACCCATCCCTCCGAGTTCAG GGTGGATAACAACCATCTCCTCTTGCTGATGATCCATGTCTTTCGGGAGAATGAGGAGCAGTTGTTCAGG ATGATCCGAATGAGCACAGGGCACATGGAAGGAAACCTGCAGCTGATCTACGTCCTGCTGACAGATTGCTATGTGTACCTGATCCGGAAAG gggcagcagAGAAGCCATACATGGTGGAGGAGGCCGTGTCCTACAACGAGCTGGATTACATCTCG GTTGGGCTGGATCAGCAGACGGTGACCCTGGTGTGCACCAACCGGAGGAAGCAGTTCCTGCTGGACACTGCCGACGTGGCACTCACCGA GTTCTTCCTGGTCTCCTTGAAGTCAGCCATGATCAAAGGGTGCCGGGAGCCCCCTTATCCCAGTATCCTCACGGATGCTACCATGGAGAAGCTGGCACTTGCCAAGTTTGTGGCACAGGAGTCCAAGTGTGAG GCCTGCAACGTGGTTGTGCGTTTCTACGGCCTCGTTCACTGGGAGGACCCCATGGATGAGGCACTGGgaccttccagcagcagctgctcctctgcgGAACACGCCGTCACTAAGGATGGCATCCTGCACTACAAGGCAGGCACCTCCTACCTGGGCAAGGAGCAGTGGAAGCCCTGCTTCGTGGTGCTTag CAATGGGATCTTGTACCAGTACCCTGATCGCACGGATGTCAcccctctgctctccatcaACATGGG TGGCGAGCAGTGCGGGGGATGCCGGCGTTCCAACACCACCGACCGGCCCCACTCCTTCCAGGTGATCCTGACAGACCGgccctccctggagctgagcGCCGAGAACGAGGAGGACATGGCAGACTGGATGCAGTACTTCTGTCAGGCTGTCTCCAAAGGG GTGATCCCCCAGGGTGTTGCCCCGACGCCGTGCGTTCCCTGCTGCCTGGTGCTGACAGATGAGAAGGCTTTCACGTGCCATGAGGACTGCCAGACCAGCTTCTTCCGCTCGCTGGGCACCGCGGAGCTGACCGATGTCACCGCCGTCTCCACGGAGGCTGGCAAGGAGTACTGCATCCTG GAGTTTGCTCAGGACAGCAAGGAGTTCCTGCCCCCCTGGGTCCTTTATTTTAGTTGCACTACAGAACTGGAGAGGTTCCTGTCAGCACTGAACATCGCGTGGAGGAACATCTACCAG GTCGATCTCCAGCACAAGGCCATTCTGGATGCTGCTGTGAAGAAGAAATGTGAGGATGCCCAGAGCCTCATCGACAGCGCCTGGCAGCGCAGCGACAGCCTCTGCCGGGGCCGGGCTGAGCGAGACCCCTGGTGTTAA
- the PLEKHM2 gene encoding pleckstrin homology domain-containing family M member 2 isoform X4: MEPAEVKDRILENISLSVKKLQSYFAACEDETPAIRNHDKVLQRLCEHLDHALLYGLQDLSSGYWVLVVHFTRREAIKQIEVLQHVATNLGRSRAWLYLALNENSLESYLRLFQENLSLLHKYYVKNALVCSHDHLTLFLTLVSGLEFIRFDLDLDAPYLDLAPYMPDYYKPQHLLDFEERLPSSVHGSDSLSLNSFNSVTSTNLEWDDSAIAPSSEDGDLTDTLSCPRSATSEPNGGRAAARSPTQRHNPFNQDRAEVPSSADTTPVHVASRDRAEATPEGTDQSESCTELEVIRLAKKKKTGKKKKVKPEEVVNSPAPAAPEASGDSGINGLSDREEPPRDGEGDREEPPRDGGSAAPGGPEEGGERAALGPLALRIPEMKDTSMESVGQPLSKVMDRLNGQLDPGGWNATLEPPGQPFRTDTPGETPDGSSSGDFSEGISAPMDFYRFTVESPNAAAPGGGHHDPPGPGQPPHVSGSPEAPEEEESREGEAVGAVEESERASDEPQTSQTETTNPQALCQRKKEQPSPSLSSAEDSGVEEGQGSPSELTHPSEFRVDNNHLLLLMIHVFRENEEQLFRMIRMSTGHMEGNLQLIYVLLTDCYVYLIRKGAAEKPYMVEEAVSYNELDYISVGLDQQTVTLVCTNRRKQFLLDTADVALTEFFLVSLKSAMIKGCREPPYPSILTDATMEKLALAKFVAQESKCEACNVVVRFYGLVHWEDPMDEALGPSSSSCSSAEHAVTKDGILHYKAGTSYLGKEQWKPCFVVLSNGILYQYPDRTDVTPLLSINMGGEQCGGCRRSNTTDRPHSFQVILTDRPSLELSAENEEDMADWMQYFCQAVSKGVIPQGVAPTPCVPCCLVLTDEKAFTCHEDCQTSFFRSLGTAELTDVTAVSTEAGKEYCILEFAQDSKEFLPPWVLYFSCTTELERFLSALNIAWRNIYQVDLQHKAILDAAVKKKCEDAQSLIDSAWQRSDSLCRGRAERDPWC, from the exons ATGGAGCCGGCGGAGGTGAAGGACCGCATCCTGGAGAACATCTCCCTCTCCGTCAAGAAG ctgcagagctaCTTTGCTGCCTGTGAAGATGAGACACCAGCCATCAGAAACCATGACAAGGTCCTGCAGCGGCTCTGTGAACACCTGGACCATGCTCTGCTCTATGG gcTGCAAGATCTTTCATCGGGGTACTGGGTGCTGGTGGTTCACTTCACACGCCGGGAAGCCATCAAACAGATCGAAGTGCTGCAGCATGTGGCCACCAACCTGGGACGCA GCCGGGCCTGGCTGTACCTTGCCCTCAATGAAAATTCCTTGGAGAGCTACTTGAGGCTGTTCCAGGAGAACCTCAGCCTGCTGCACAAGTACTATGTCAA GAACGCCCTGGTCTGCAGTCATGACCATCTGACCTTGTTCTTAACACTGGTGTCTGGACTGGAGTTTATCCGCTTTGACTTGGACCTG gatgCTCCATACCTGGATCTGGCCCCGTACATGCCGGATTACTACAAACCTCAGCACCTGCTGGACTTCGAGGAGCGCCTGCCCAGCTCCGTGCACGGCTCTGACAGCCTCTCCCTCAACTCCTTCAACTCTGTCACCTCCACCAACCTGGAATGGGACGACAGTGCCATTGCTCCATCCAGTGAGG ACGGGGACCTGACGGACACGCTCAGCTGCCCACGCTCGGCCACCTCGGAGCCCAACGGCGGCAGGGCCGCGGCGAGGAGCCCCACGCAGCGCCACAACCCCTTCAACCAGGACAGGGCCGAGGTGCCGTCCTCCGCCGACACCACGCCGGTGCACGTGGCTTCCCGGGACAGGGCAGAGGCCACCCCCGAGGGAACGGACCAGTCCGAGAGCTGCACGGAGCTGGAGGTCATCAG GTtagccaagaagaagaagaccggcaagaagaagaaggtgaagcCTGAGGAGGTGGTGAACAGCCCGGCGCCTGCAGCGCCCGAGGCCAGTGGGGACAGCGGCATCAATGGGCTCAGCGACAGGGAGGAGCCACCGAGGGAcggggagggggacagggaggagccGCCGAGGGAcgggggctctgctgccccgGGCGGGCCAGAGGAGGGCGGGGAGCGCGCTGCCCTTGGCCCGCTGGCCCTGCGCATCCCCGAGATGAAGGACACGTCCATGGAGAGCGTGGGGCAGCCCCTGAGCAAGGTCATGGACAGGCTCAACGGGCAGCTGGACCCCGGGGGCTGGAACGCCACCCTGGAGCCCCCCGGGCAGCCCTTTCGGACTGACACGCCAGGGGAGACCCCGGATGGATCGTCCTCTGGCGACTTTAGCGAGGGGATTTCAGCCCCCATGGACTTCTACCGATTTACCGTCGAGAGTCCAAACGCTGCTGCACCAGGTGGTGGCCACCATGACCCTCCAGGGCCTGGCCAACCGCCACATGTTTCTGGTAGCCCTGAGGCtcctgaagaagaagaaagcagagagggagaagcagTTGGGGCAGTAGAGGAGTCTGAAAGGGCGAGTGATGAACCTCAAACTAGCCAGACAGAAACCACCAACCCGCAGGCTCTCTGTCAGCGCaagaaggagcagcccagcccttccctgagcagcGCTGAGGACTCTGGGGTGGAGGAAGGACAGGGCAGCCCCTCGGAGCTGACCCATCCCTCCGAGTTCAG GGTGGATAACAACCATCTCCTCTTGCTGATGATCCATGTCTTTCGGGAGAATGAGGAGCAGTTGTTCAGG ATGATCCGAATGAGCACAGGGCACATGGAAGGAAACCTGCAGCTGATCTACGTCCTGCTGACAGATTGCTATGTGTACCTGATCCGGAAAG gggcagcagAGAAGCCATACATGGTGGAGGAGGCCGTGTCCTACAACGAGCTGGATTACATCTCG GTTGGGCTGGATCAGCAGACGGTGACCCTGGTGTGCACCAACCGGAGGAAGCAGTTCCTGCTGGACACTGCCGACGTGGCACTCACCGA GTTCTTCCTGGTCTCCTTGAAGTCAGCCATGATCAAAGGGTGCCGGGAGCCCCCTTATCCCAGTATCCTCACGGATGCTACCATGGAGAAGCTGGCACTTGCCAAGTTTGTGGCACAGGAGTCCAAGTGTGAG GCCTGCAACGTGGTTGTGCGTTTCTACGGCCTCGTTCACTGGGAGGACCCCATGGATGAGGCACTGGgaccttccagcagcagctgctcctctgcgGAACACGCCGTCACTAAGGATGGCATCCTGCACTACAAGGCAGGCACCTCCTACCTGGGCAAGGAGCAGTGGAAGCCCTGCTTCGTGGTGCTTag CAATGGGATCTTGTACCAGTACCCTGATCGCACGGATGTCAcccctctgctctccatcaACATGGG TGGCGAGCAGTGCGGGGGATGCCGGCGTTCCAACACCACCGACCGGCCCCACTCCTTCCAGGTGATCCTGACAGACCGgccctccctggagctgagcGCCGAGAACGAGGAGGACATGGCAGACTGGATGCAGTACTTCTGTCAGGCTGTCTCCAAAGGG GTGATCCCCCAGGGTGTTGCCCCGACGCCGTGCGTTCCCTGCTGCCTGGTGCTGACAGATGAGAAGGCTTTCACGTGCCATGAGGACTGCCAGACCAGCTTCTTCCGCTCGCTGGGCACCGCGGAGCTGACCGATGTCACCGCCGTCTCCACGGAGGCTGGCAAGGAGTACTGCATCCTG GAGTTTGCTCAGGACAGCAAGGAGTTCCTGCCCCCCTGGGTCCTTTATTTTAGTTGCACTACAGAACTGGAGAGGTTCCTGTCAGCACTGAACATCGCGTGGAGGAACATCTACCAG GTCGATCTCCAGCACAAGGCCATTCTGGATGCTGCTGTGAAGAAGAAATGTGAGGATGCCCAGAGCCTCATCGACAGCGCCTGGCAGCGCAGCGACAGCCTCTGCCGGGGCCGGGCTGAGCGAGACCCCTGGTGTTAA